From the genome of Candidatus Buchananbacteria bacterium, one region includes:
- a CDS encoding undecaprenyl/decaprenyl-phosphate alpha-N-acetylglucosaminyl 1-phosphate transferase gives MIYLLAVLTGTAFSLILTPFIRKLALHHQIVDLPNPRKIHSTPTPLLGGLAIFFAFFFSTLIFWFAGYIEDSRITQTQVLAILCAGAALMIGGVLDDKFNLKPAQQIIWPLIAIALMITAGVKIQFVTNPLGGVLEFSSLLGVITASLWILGMIYTTKFLDGLDGLVAGITTIGATIIFIVSLYWDVPLSGTSILSLILAGSCLGFLVFNWHPAKIFLGEGGSIFCGFMLGTLAIISGSKIATALLIMGVPILDVAWVIVRRIWEGRSPVSADRKHLHFRLLDIGLNHRQSVIVLYLITIAFGTTSLWLHSKGKIIALGILGIFMVLLITSLVWTYQQKIKNDQATKN, from the coding sequence ATGATCTACTTACTAGCCGTTTTAACGGGCACTGCGTTTTCCCTCATTTTAACCCCGTTTATCAGAAAACTTGCTCTTCATCATCAGATTGTTGATTTGCCAAACCCGAGAAAAATTCATTCTACACCAACGCCACTACTCGGCGGTTTGGCGATTTTTTTCGCGTTTTTTTTCAGCACCTTAATTTTTTGGTTTGCCGGCTATATTGAAGACAGCCGAATAACACAAACACAAGTTTTAGCTATCTTGTGCGCCGGCGCAGCATTAATGATTGGCGGGGTACTAGACGACAAATTTAATCTCAAGCCAGCACAACAAATCATCTGGCCTCTTATTGCCATCGCTTTAATGATTACTGCCGGCGTCAAAATTCAATTTGTTACCAACCCGCTTGGCGGCGTGCTGGAATTCTCGTCTTTATTAGGAGTTATTACTGCCAGCCTGTGGATTTTAGGAATGATTTATACCACTAAATTTTTAGACGGTTTAGACGGCTTGGTGGCCGGTATTACCACCATTGGAGCCACTATTATTTTTATTGTCAGCTTATACTGGGACGTACCATTATCTGGCACCTCAATCTTGTCTCTTATCCTGGCTGGCAGTTGTCTGGGTTTTTTAGTTTTCAACTGGCATCCGGCAAAAATATTTCTTGGAGAAGGGGGCAGTATTTTTTGCGGCTTCATGTTGGGGACCTTGGCTATTATTTCCGGCTCAAAAATTGCCACAGCGCTGTTGATTATGGGTGTGCCAATTCTCGACGTTGCCTGGGTTATTGTTCGCCGAATTTGGGAAGGCCGTTCACCGGTTTCAGCAGACCGCAAACACTTGCATTTTCGTCTTTTAGATATTGGCCTAAATCACCGCCAGTCAGTTATAGTATTATATCTGATTACGATTGCATTTGGTACAACCTCGCTATGGCTTCACTCTAAAGGAAAAATTATCGCTTTAGGAATTTTAGGAATCTTTATGGTACTATTAATTACCAGCTTAGTCTGGACATATCAACAAAAAATTAAAAATGACCAAGCAACAAAAAATTAA
- a CDS encoding fused MFS/spermidine synthase, whose product MKVILKKIGKLEIIIFVSGSVVMVLELIGSRIVAPYLGTSIFVWASLIGIILGALSLGYYLGGRFSKTNPNLQFLGRTLLLAGLSILLITLIQKPVLTLAMQLGVKTGSVVATLGLFTIPSIIMGIVSPYAIRLKTDTVEHAGGVAGNLYALSTIGSIAGTFLAGFYLIPTFGSQQILFGLSITLILVSLLANKNIFSFLILLLAFNLLGFSSLTDSKFVYESESAYNHIIVKDGVDKSGRQVRALYLATELHSIIYKDSTELASKYHQNYALDTLFKPDIATALSLGGGAYVAPQDFLRRFPDAKMTVVEIDPEVTAVARDFFGLKSNPRLTIRHEDGRIFLNNNQEKFDVIYGDAFASYYSIPFQLTTAEAVKKMHDALTDDGILILNVISGLDGDRAKFLNAEYLTIKQYFPQIYLFPVDFRDEANFDKIQNIVLIATKNSNRLSKEEMLNLANANQVPYVNNLWEQQPNIKPTDRILTDDFAPVDYYISKFL is encoded by the coding sequence ATGAAAGTAATCTTGAAAAAAATAGGGAAGTTAGAAATCATTATTTTTGTTTCCGGTTCAGTGGTAATGGTGCTTGAACTTATCGGTTCAAGAATCGTTGCGCCGTATCTTGGAACTTCAATTTTTGTTTGGGCATCATTGATTGGTATTATTTTAGGCGCTTTAAGCTTAGGCTACTATCTTGGCGGGCGGTTTTCCAAAACTAATCCGAATCTCCAATTTCTTGGTCGCACTTTACTTTTGGCCGGTTTATCAATTCTGCTAATTACCCTGATCCAAAAACCGGTTCTCACTCTTGCCATGCAGCTTGGCGTAAAGACGGGTTCGGTGGTGGCAACGCTCGGCCTGTTTACCATTCCCAGTATCATCATGGGTATTGTGTCGCCGTATGCCATTCGTCTAAAAACCGACACCGTTGAACACGCCGGAGGTGTCGCCGGGAATTTATATGCTCTCTCAACTATTGGCAGCATTGCCGGAACTTTTTTAGCCGGGTTTTATTTAATACCAACGTTTGGCAGTCAGCAAATCCTTTTTGGGCTCAGTATTACTCTCATTCTAGTTTCTCTTTTGGCTAATAAAAATATCTTTAGTTTCTTGATTTTATTATTAGCATTTAACCTGCTTGGTTTTTCTTCGTTAACTGATTCAAAATTTGTCTATGAATCAGAAAGTGCGTATAACCATATCATTGTAAAAGACGGCGTTGATAAATCGGGCCGCCAGGTTAGAGCCCTATATTTGGCAACTGAATTGCATTCAATTATCTACAAAGATTCAACTGAGCTCGCCTCAAAATACCATCAAAATTATGCTTTAGATACTTTATTTAAACCAGACATCGCTACGGCGTTGAGTTTAGGCGGCGGGGCATACGTTGCACCTCAAGATTTTTTGCGCCGTTTCCCCGACGCCAAAATGACTGTGGTAGAAATTGATCCTGAAGTTACCGCCGTTGCCCGTGATTTTTTTGGGTTAAAGTCCAATCCGCGGCTAACTATCCGCCACGAAGATGGCCGAATTTTTCTAAATAATAATCAAGAAAAGTTTGATGTCATTTATGGTGACGCCTTTGCTTCGTACTATTCAATCCCGTTTCAACTGACAACAGCAGAGGCAGTAAAAAAAATGCATGATGCACTGACTGACGACGGCATTTTAATTTTAAATGTTATTTCCGGCCTGGATGGCGACCGCGCAAAATTTTTAAATGCTGAATATTTAACTATTAAACAGTACTTCCCACAGATCTATTTGTTCCCCGTTGATTTTCGTGACGAGGCTAATTTTGATAAAATCCAAAATATTGTTTTGATTGCGACAAAAAATTCCAATCGGCTTTCAAAAGAAGAGATGTTGAATCTGGCAAATGCTAATCAAGTCCCATATGTTAATAATCTTTGGGAACAGCAACCAAATATCAAACCGACTGACCGGATTCTAACTGACGATTTCGCACCCGTTGACTACTATATTTCAAAATTTCTCTAG
- the dnaB gene encoding replicative DNA helicase, producing MAQIGEIIGKIPPQNTEMEQSLLGCLLIDKESIVKIADIISPDDFYKDSHRIIFENIRELYDRREPIDLLSLASRLEEKKKLDLIGGQGYLTSLANSVPTSSHVVHYASVVQNKATLRRLIRAASEITELGYVETEAVDKLLDQAEQKLFSVSQKFIKRSFVGIDQVLVETFDRIDDLHKESGKLRGVPTHFPDLDNILAGLQKSDLVILAARPSVGKTTLALDIARNVAIKSKETVGIFSLEMSKEQLVDRMLCSEAGVDLWKMRTGKLTDQGENDDFSKINKAMALLSEAKIFIDDSANSNVMEIRTKARRLQSEHGLGLIVIDYLQLMEGSSRGKENRVQEVSEISRNLKAIARELNVPVLALSQLSRSVESRDSHVPRLADLRESGSIEQDADVVLFIYREKMYQQDLPPDKANLAEVLVAKHRNGPTGKLRLFFDEKHVSFKSVASKISDSDIPF from the coding sequence ATGGCTCAAATAGGAGAAATAATCGGTAAAATTCCGCCGCAAAATACTGAAATGGAACAGTCGCTTTTAGGCTGTTTATTGATTGATAAAGAATCAATCGTGAAAATTGCCGACATTATCAGTCCGGATGATTTTTATAAAGATTCTCACCGAATTATTTTTGAAAATATCAGAGAGCTTTATGATCGTCGGGAGCCAATTGATTTATTAAGCCTTGCCAGCCGGCTTGAGGAAAAAAAGAAGCTTGATTTGATTGGTGGCCAGGGGTATTTGACCAGTCTAGCTAATAGCGTTCCTACTTCCAGTCATGTTGTTCACTACGCTTCAGTTGTCCAAAACAAAGCAACCTTGCGTCGATTAATTCGAGCCGCTTCCGAAATTACTGAATTAGGCTATGTGGAAACTGAAGCGGTTGATAAACTACTGGATCAGGCAGAACAAAAACTTTTTAGTGTTTCGCAAAAATTTATTAAACGCAGTTTTGTTGGAATTGATCAAGTTTTGGTTGAAACGTTTGACCGGATTGACGATCTGCACAAAGAATCTGGAAAATTACGCGGCGTACCGACTCATTTTCCCGACCTCGACAATATTTTGGCTGGGTTGCAAAAATCCGACCTGGTTATTTTAGCCGCGCGGCCGTCAGTCGGAAAAACGACGCTGGCTTTGGACATTGCCCGAAATGTGGCAATTAAATCAAAAGAAACAGTCGGTATCTTTAGCTTGGAAATGTCAAAAGAACAATTGGTTGATAGAATGCTTTGTTCAGAAGCCGGCGTGGACTTGTGGAAAATGAGAACCGGTAAATTGACCGACCAGGGTGAAAATGATGATTTTTCCAAAATTAACAAGGCAATGGCTTTGTTGTCGGAAGCAAAAATTTTCATTGATGACTCTGCTAATTCAAACGTGATGGAAATCAGAACTAAAGCACGGCGTTTGCAATCCGAGCATGGTTTAGGGTTGATTGTTATTGACTATTTACAGTTAATGGAGGGCAGCTCGCGTGGCAAAGAAAACCGCGTTCAGGAAGTTTCAGAAATTTCCCGTAACCTTAAGGCAATCGCTCGCGAATTAAACGTTCCGGTATTGGCACTGTCGCAGCTGTCTCGGTCGGTTGAATCCCGAGATAGCCACGTTCCTCGCTTGGCCGATTTGCGCGAATCAGGATCTATTGAGCAAGACGCTGATGTGGTATTATTTATCTACCGGGAAAAAATGTACCAGCAGGATTTACCGCCTGACAAAGCCAATTTGGCTGAAGTTTTGGTGGCTAAACACCGTAACGGTCCAACCGGAAAACTAAGACTTTTCTTTGACGAAAAACACGTCAGTTTTAAGAGCGTTGCCAGCAAAATTAGCGACAGCGATATTCCATTCTAA
- a CDS encoding dihydrofolate reductase family protein yields MNKPRYQAVVVVTIDGKIAKHANHNVNWSSPEDKRFLHQKIKESDVIIIGRKTFEVAKKALTKKEFITRNYIVLTRSVKNSRRLDGQTLLVNPSKVDINQMIIDLGCTKVCILGGTKTYGLMLRMNLIDDLFITIEPMVFGSGQGIFDFVGTTRRFILKSIKSLNKEGTILLHYQKNKH; encoded by the coding sequence ATGAACAAACCAAGATATCAAGCAGTGGTTGTTGTCACCATTGACGGCAAAATCGCCAAACATGCCAACCATAACGTCAATTGGTCCAGCCCGGAAGATAAAAGATTCCTACACCAAAAAATTAAAGAAAGCGACGTTATTATTATAGGCCGAAAGACTTTTGAAGTTGCCAAAAAGGCTTTAACAAAAAAAGAATTTATAACCAGAAACTACATTGTTCTTACCCGGTCAGTAAAAAACAGTAGGCGACTGGATGGACAGACACTATTAGTAAACCCTTCGAAAGTTGATATTAATCAAATGATTATTGATCTTGGGTGTACTAAAGTCTGCATCCTGGGTGGTACTAAAACCTACGGCCTAATGCTGAGAATGAATTTAATTGACGACTTATTTATCACTATTGAGCCAATGGTGTTTGGAAGCGGGCAAGGAATTTTTGATTTTGTCGGTACCACCAGGCGTTTTATTTTAAAATCAATAAAATCTTTAAATAAAGAGGGAACTATTTTGCTTCATTACCAAAAAAATAAGCACTAA
- a CDS encoding ATP-dependent Clp protease ATP-binding subunit, protein MAEKEVQKISLTFLSCPTCGGQGYQNGKHCLDCETVSVIAWDGSRVLQWGKKIDFLHIAQEKLELTVKNTINFLLLLVGLVGVAFLGWFIYDFTQTKFTLNQILSAHDWRLLLFWLSVLTDGYLYYRFQREVEKISYIPKKKFDQAPVQLPAVTWPQAKNIGKAKKEEISKYFNFEAQTAISKAWELANKYDDAYVNPIHLLISLLTFQQTQIIFSRLGIPFNNLKSKIRNNLTFQSPKTQDPVAFSQSVWQIIYNAYFRAYQLRQKKVDVTELLEELANQDNEVKELLYDLNVTSDKIQNVVAWLRIRKQLTENWNRFRRRASLKPKGNMDRAMTAIATPVIDAFSNDMTYLARSGYLMPCVGREQQIEDIFNIMQGANRRSALLVGNPGVGRNTIVEGIANLMAEEAVPEFLQDKRLVSLSIAKLVSGTTPTQAQERLMMIINEIRRSGNIVLYINDIHNMVGISAGQQGSIDLADVLSQALNTNTVLAIASTTPNDYRRYLEGKSSIDNVFQKVEIKEVSGNEAIQILESKVGSFEYKNEVFFSYDAIAQTVKLSERYLHDRYLPEKAIEIIEEVSAVVRQQKGKNAIVTANDVALVVSRKTNIPLTEITQEESAKLLGLEDKIHQRVIDQTEAVKMVSAALRRARAEMRDISRPIVNLLFLGPTGVGKTELAKTVAEVYFGDEKNMIRLDMSEYQEKSSISRLIGAPPGMGSSEGGYLSEAIRKNPFSLILLDELEKAHPDILNIFLQIMDDGRLTDNIGRTIDFTNSIIIATSNAGTRFIQDKVKEGQSVEQIKQQLMDVELHQYFRPEFLNRFDGIIVFKPLSIQNVEEIAKLMTKKVAKNLEEKGITLEVEPQALAELAQQGYDPEFGARPLRRIIQEKVQDPIANELLAGKIGRRDTIIFGVGGRINVIKAKEI, encoded by the coding sequence ATGGCCGAAAAAGAAGTCCAAAAAATTAGTCTGACATTTCTTAGTTGTCCGACGTGCGGCGGCCAGGGATACCAAAACGGCAAACACTGCCTTGATTGCGAGACGGTTAGTGTAATCGCCTGGGACGGCAGCCGGGTGTTGCAGTGGGGTAAAAAAATAGATTTTTTGCACATTGCCCAGGAAAAACTGGAATTAACGGTCAAAAACACCATCAATTTTTTACTGTTATTGGTTGGGCTGGTTGGTGTTGCTTTTCTGGGGTGGTTTATTTATGATTTCACTCAAACTAAATTTACTCTCAACCAAATATTGTCGGCGCATGACTGGCGCTTATTATTATTTTGGCTTTCAGTCTTGACTGACGGCTATTTATACTACCGATTTCAACGAGAAGTGGAAAAAATCAGTTATATTCCGAAGAAAAAATTTGATCAAGCCCCTGTTCAGTTACCGGCCGTTACCTGGCCGCAGGCAAAAAATATCGGCAAAGCCAAAAAAGAAGAGATTTCAAAATATTTTAATTTTGAAGCCCAAACGGCGATTTCCAAAGCTTGGGAATTGGCGAATAAATATGACGACGCTTATGTCAATCCAATTCATTTGTTAATTTCTCTGTTAACATTCCAGCAAACGCAGATTATTTTCAGTCGTCTAGGGATACCATTCAATAATTTGAAAAGTAAAATCAGGAATAATTTAACATTTCAATCGCCAAAAACTCAAGATCCGGTTGCTTTTTCTCAGTCAGTCTGGCAAATCATCTACAACGCTTATTTTCGAGCATATCAACTCCGGCAGAAAAAAGTTGATGTTACCGAATTGCTTGAAGAATTAGCCAATCAGGATAATGAAGTTAAAGAATTATTATACGATCTTAATGTCACAAGTGATAAAATTCAAAACGTTGTCGCTTGGCTCCGAATCAGAAAACAACTAACCGAAAACTGGAATCGTTTTCGTCGTCGCGCGTCGCTTAAGCCAAAAGGCAATATGGACCGGGCAATGACGGCCATTGCCACGCCGGTAATTGACGCTTTTAGTAACGATATGACTTATTTGGCGCGCAGCGGGTATTTAATGCCGTGTGTTGGCCGGGAGCAGCAAATTGAAGATATTTTTAATATTATGCAGGGCGCTAACCGCCGCAGCGCTTTACTGGTCGGTAATCCGGGAGTTGGCAGAAACACCATTGTTGAAGGAATTGCCAATTTGATGGCCGAAGAGGCAGTGCCGGAATTTTTACAGGATAAACGACTGGTCAGTTTAAGTATTGCCAAGCTCGTTAGTGGTACAACACCAACCCAAGCCCAGGAGCGACTAATGATGATCATTAATGAAATCAGACGGTCGGGCAATATTGTTTTATATATCAATGATATTCATAATATGGTTGGTATCAGTGCCGGACAGCAGGGGAGTATTGATCTTGCCGATGTTTTATCACAGGCACTTAACACTAATACGGTTTTAGCAATCGCCAGCACCACCCCAAATGATTACCGACGCTACCTTGAAGGAAAAAGTTCAATCGATAACGTTTTTCAAAAAGTTGAGATTAAAGAAGTGTCCGGCAATGAAGCAATTCAAATTTTGGAATCAAAAGTCGGATCATTTGAATATAAAAATGAAGTTTTCTTTTCTTATGATGCCATTGCCCAGACTGTAAAATTGTCCGAACGCTACCTTCATGACCGCTATTTGCCAGAAAAAGCCATTGAAATTATTGAGGAGGTTTCCGCTGTCGTCAGACAACAAAAGGGAAAAAATGCCATTGTCACCGCCAATGACGTCGCTTTGGTTGTTTCCAGAAAAACCAATATTCCTTTAACCGAAATTACCCAAGAAGAGTCGGCAAAACTACTGGGCCTGGAAGATAAAATCCATCAAAGAGTCATTGATCAAACCGAAGCCGTTAAAATGGTTTCAGCTGCTTTGCGCCGCGCCCGGGCCGAAATGAGAGACATTTCGCGGCCGATTGTAAACCTGCTATTTTTAGGACCAACTGGTGTTGGAAAAACTGAATTGGCCAAAACCGTCGCTGAAGTTTATTTTGGTGACGAAAAAAACATGATCCGGCTTGATATGTCAGAGTATCAGGAAAAGTCCAGCATTTCGCGCTTGATTGGCGCGCCGCCCGGTATGGGGAGCAGTGAAGGCGGTTATTTATCCGAAGCAATCAGAAAAAATCCGTTTTCACTGATCTTGCTTGATGAGTTAGAAAAAGCACACCCCGATATTCTCAACATCTTTTTGCAAATTATGGACGATGGTCGCTTGACCGATAATATCGGCCGGACTATTGATTTTACTAACTCAATTATCATCGCCACATCAAACGCCGGCACCAGATTCATCCAAGATAAAGTTAAAGAAGGTCAAAGTGTTGAACAAATTAAACAACAGCTAATGGATGTTGAATTGCACCAGTATTTCCGGCCGGAATTTTTAAACCGGTTTGACGGTATTATTGTTTTCAAGCCCCTATCAATTCAAAACGTTGAAGAAATCGCCAAGCTGATGACCAAAAAAGTCGCCAAAAATCTTGAAGAAAAGGGTATTACGCTGGAAGTCGAGCCGCAAGCGTTAGCGGAATTAGCACAGCAAGGCTATGATCCGGAATTTGGCGCCAGACCGTTACGAAGAATTATTCAGGAAAAAGTTCAAGATCCGATTGCTAACGAGCTTTTAGCGGGAAAAATTGGCCGCCGCGATACAATTATTTTTGGCGTCGGTGGTCGTATTAATGTTATTAAGGCCAAAGAAATATAA
- the rplU gene encoding 50S ribosomal protein L21: MSLAVIKTGGKQYLVKTGDKIKVDKINGKKPGEMIKLDTLIITDEKGDNVEIGKPLLKTTVEAKIIKHSTDKKISVVKYKSKTRYRRNVGHRQQYSEIQIEKI; this comes from the coding sequence ATGTCACTAGCTGTTATCAAAACCGGCGGAAAACAATACCTCGTTAAAACTGGGGATAAAATTAAAGTTGATAAAATCAACGGCAAAAAACCGGGTGAAATGATCAAATTAGACACCCTTATTATTACAGATGAAAAAGGGGATAATGTTGAAATCGGTAAACCACTATTAAAAACAACTGTTGAAGCTAAAATCATTAAACACAGTACTGATAAAAAAATCAGCGTAGTTAAATATAAGTCAAAGACTCGCTACCGCCGCAATGTCGGCCATCGTCAGCAGTATTCAGAAATCCAGATTGAAAAAATTTAA
- a CDS encoding DUF192 domain-containing protein encodes MTKQQKIKSLLLFFGLIVGLLIIYLANQHFDKGTVALNGNRVKVEIASTPQQWAQGLSNRDGLKQNNGLLFVYPDYLYRNFWMKDMKFEIDIIWIAENKIVGIEKNVPLPTTVPIPTYRSPKPVNYVLEVTAGYADQHHLQIGDPVIFNL; translated from the coding sequence ATGACCAAGCAACAAAAAATTAAATCCCTCCTGCTGTTTTTCGGCTTAATTGTTGGGCTATTGATTATCTACCTTGCTAACCAACATTTTGATAAAGGCACTGTCGCCCTTAATGGCAACCGCGTTAAAGTAGAAATTGCCAGCACCCCGCAACAATGGGCCCAAGGCCTTTCAAATCGTGACGGTTTAAAGCAAAATAATGGTTTATTGTTTGTCTACCCGGACTATCTCTACCGCAATTTTTGGATGAAAGATATGAAATTTGAAATAGACATTATCTGGATTGCGGAAAATAAAATTGTCGGCATTGAAAAAAATGTGCCACTACCAACAACTGTCCCAATTCCAACCTATCGGTCCCCAAAACCAGTCAATTACGTTTTAGAAGTAACCGCCGGGTATGCCGACCAGCACCATCTGCAAATCGGCGATCCAGTAATATTTAACCTATGA
- the recR gene encoding recombination protein RecR: MTPYPRVIRELISQLSRLPGIGPKTAERLIFHLLKQPKEYLNTLATNISQLKDAVTVCRKCYNFSSEDPCFICADTKRNNKVVCVVSKPQDLVALESTNQYQGTYHVLGGVVDPINGITPEQLKIRELVGRIKQDNVLEVILALNSDMSGETTIMYLTKLLKQFKTIKITRLAQGLPIGSDLEYIDEITLTNALKGRREL; the protein is encoded by the coding sequence ATGACTCCATATCCACGAGTGATCAGGGAGCTTATTTCTCAGCTTTCCCGCCTGCCTGGCATCGGCCCCAAAACAGCAGAGCGGTTGATTTTTCATTTGCTCAAACAGCCCAAAGAATATTTGAATACATTAGCAACTAATATCAGCCAGCTTAAGGATGCGGTCACAGTTTGCCGTAAATGTTATAATTTTTCTTCAGAAGACCCCTGTTTTATCTGTGCTGACACTAAAAGAAACAATAAGGTTGTCTGTGTGGTTTCCAAGCCACAGGATTTGGTGGCTCTAGAAAGCACTAATCAGTACCAGGGAACGTATCACGTATTAGGAGGCGTTGTTGACCCCATTAATGGTATTACGCCGGAACAATTAAAAATTCGTGAGTTGGTTGGTCGGATTAAGCAAGATAATGTTTTAGAGGTTATCTTGGCACTAAATTCAGATATGTCAGGAGAAACAACGATCATGTATTTGACAAAACTACTTAAACAGTTTAAAACAATTAAGATCACTCGTCTGGCGCAAGGCTTGCCAATCGGCAGTGATCTGGAGTATATCGACGAGATTACTTTGACTAATGCTCTCAAAGGACGCCGAGAGCTTTAA
- a CDS encoding polyhydroxyalkanoic acid system family protein, which produces MSFFPVTNVARATTLAESLRGYILLQVEEKGEAWYVNMNDFRRYYLQNGQIAYVVLREFGLGITNDDLEKIPVGIKELDDQVDSDNDSLADRLEEALGTNPLSPDSDGDGYTDGVEVKNSYQPLGPGKQTIDLSLASRLKGQILLQVQSKGQAWYINPADSKRYYLKDGLAAYEIMRFLSLGITNKNLEQIPTGVLNFTIDTPTPAPVPVTESPQSNNEPTVNPAGAYQWVGPHQTTQAEAITKIDAYLDELINQNFSGVELSNKQSSWSGNVLSFSFTIKKLFISAQIKGQVVVTNNEVKLGLDFPEIITVFVTKEKVDAIVQEKVNELFQID; this is translated from the coding sequence ATGTCTTTTTTTCCAGTAACAAATGTCGCACGAGCAACCACTCTGGCTGAAAGTTTACGCGGGTATATTTTGTTGCAAGTTGAAGAAAAGGGTGAAGCCTGGTATGTCAACATGAATGATTTTCGACGCTACTACCTTCAAAACGGTCAAATTGCCTATGTGGTGCTGCGGGAATTCGGTCTTGGAATAACCAATGATGATTTAGAAAAAATCCCGGTTGGTATTAAAGAGCTCGACGATCAAGTTGATAGCGACAATGATTCTTTGGCCGATAGATTAGAAGAAGCGCTTGGCACTAATCCGCTTAGCCCTGATTCCGATGGCGACGGCTATACCGACGGCGTGGAAGTTAAAAACTCGTATCAACCCCTAGGGCCGGGTAAACAAACTATTGATCTAAGCCTGGCTAGCCGGCTCAAAGGCCAAATTTTACTTCAGGTTCAATCAAAAGGACAAGCCTGGTATATAAACCCTGCTGACAGTAAACGCTACTACCTGAAAGACGGTTTAGCAGCATACGAAATTATGAGATTTTTAAGCTTGGGAATTACCAATAAAAATCTGGAACAAATCCCAACCGGCGTTTTGAATTTTACTATTGATACACCAACACCCGCACCAGTACCGGTTACTGAGTCGCCGCAATCTAATAATGAGCCAACGGTGAATCCAGCCGGCGCATATCAATGGGTAGGACCCCATCAAACCACTCAGGCTGAAGCAATTACTAAAATAGACGCATATCTTGATGAATTAATCAACCAAAATTTTTCCGGTGTTGAATTAAGCAATAAGCAATCTTCGTGGTCCGGTAATGTTCTTAGTTTTTCTTTTACTATTAAGAAATTGTTCATCAGCGCCCAGATTAAAGGCCAGGTGGTCGTTACGAATAACGAAGTCAAACTCGGGCTGGATTTTCCGGAGATTATTACGGTGTTTGTTACCAAAGAAAAGGTTGATGCTATCGTTCAAGAAAAAGTTAATGAATTGTTTCAAATTGATTGA
- the tgt gene encoding tRNA guanosine(34) transglycosylase Tgt: protein MLKILKESKKSAARLTKLKTAHGDIMGPFFMPIATKAAVKNLSTPELKNLKAEIILSNTYHLMLAPGSALIKKAGGLHQFMSWPGPILTDSGGFQVFSLSRLRQVKEDGVMFSDPKSGAKHFLTPEKSISIQQDLGVDIMMAFDDVIGYPATKKQVKESMQRTSRWAKRCKTAHQNKTQLLFGIVQGGVHKDLRQQSLADLLPLDFDGYAIGGVAVGEPRNKMKDILNWTVPHLPKNKPRYLMGLGKPEEIVAAVKQGIDMFDCVIPTREARHGRLYLWHGKADITKKNFYTTINITNAKFIKDFKPVNDTSLKGYSRAYLNHLFKTQESLALRLATINNLEFYLSLMAKIRKGISDGKL, encoded by the coding sequence ATGCTTAAAATTTTGAAGGAATCCAAAAAATCAGCCGCCCGACTTACTAAGCTTAAAACTGCCCATGGTGATATCATGGGCCCTTTTTTTATGCCAATTGCCACTAAAGCGGCCGTCAAAAATCTTTCCACCCCTGAATTGAAAAATTTAAAAGCTGAAATTATTCTGTCAAACACTTACCACCTGATGCTTGCCCCTGGTTCAGCGCTAATTAAAAAAGCCGGCGGTTTGCATCAATTTATGTCCTGGCCCGGACCAATTTTAACTGATTCCGGAGGGTTTCAGGTATTTTCGCTTTCGCGACTTCGACAAGTTAAAGAAGACGGCGTGATGTTTTCCGACCCTAAAAGTGGTGCTAAACATTTTTTAACTCCCGAAAAATCAATTAGTATCCAGCAGGATTTGGGGGTTGATATTATGATGGCCTTTGATGACGTTATCGGTTATCCAGCAACAAAAAAACAAGTTAAAGAATCGATGCAACGAACTAGTCGCTGGGCGAAGCGATGCAAGACTGCCCATCAAAATAAAACCCAGTTGCTTTTTGGTATCGTTCAAGGCGGGGTTCATAAAGATTTGCGTCAGCAGTCTCTTGCGGATCTACTGCCACTTGATTTTGACGGATACGCAATTGGCGGCGTTGCTGTCGGAGAACCCAGAAACAAAATGAAAGATATTTTGAATTGGACCGTGCCACACTTGCCCAAAAATAAGCCCCGCTATTTAATGGGTTTGGGTAAACCCGAAGAAATTGTCGCGGCCGTCAAACAGGGAATTGATATGTTTGATTGTGTCATTCCAACCAGGGAGGCCCGACACGGTCGGCTATATTTATGGCACGGTAAGGCTGACATAACAAAAAAGAACTTTTACACCACCATTAATATTACTAATGCTAAATTTATCAAGGATTTTAAGCCGGTAAACGATACTTCACTCAAGGGATATTCGCGTGCCTATCTCAACCATTTATTCAAAACTCAAGAATCTCTTGCGCTACGGCTAGCAACGATTAATAACCTTGAATTTTATCTTTCATTAATGGCAAAAATTCGAAAAGGGATCAGCGATGGAAAATTATAG